In a single window of the Candidatus Binataceae bacterium genome:
- a CDS encoding sigma-54 dependent transcriptional regulator encodes MARLLIVDDEKNIRGSLATFFQSCSHTVDCADSGRQALALVGAPGKLYDLVLTDYRMAEVNGLELLRQIKELRPALPVILMTAYATVENAVAAMRSGAVDYITKPFTLDQIQHVVERALEVEGLRSENRRLRESLEEPAALVDSPSPAMRRVLEAARQAAASEATILLNGESGTGKNVLARQIHRWSSRAQRAFVVVNCTTLSEHLLESELFGHMRGAFTGAFKDKPGRLEAADHGTIFLDEIAELSPALQTKFLRFVQERSFERVG; translated from the coding sequence ATGGCCCGACTGCTGATCGTTGACGACGAGAAAAACATTCGCGGCTCCCTGGCCACCTTCTTTCAATCTTGTTCACATACGGTCGATTGTGCTGACAGCGGGCGCCAGGCGCTGGCTCTAGTGGGCGCCCCGGGCAAACTCTACGACTTGGTGCTGACCGACTATCGGATGGCGGAGGTCAATGGGCTGGAGCTCCTGCGCCAAATCAAGGAGCTGCGCCCGGCGCTGCCGGTAATCCTGATGACTGCCTACGCGACGGTGGAAAACGCGGTGGCGGCGATGCGTTCGGGGGCCGTCGATTATATTACCAAGCCCTTCACCCTCGATCAGATTCAGCACGTGGTCGAGCGCGCTTTGGAAGTGGAGGGATTACGCAGCGAAAACCGCCGCCTGCGTGAAAGCCTGGAAGAGCCCGCGGCGCTGGTGGATTCGCCCAGCCCGGCGATGCGCCGAGTGCTCGAAGCGGCGCGCCAAGCGGCTGCCAGCGAGGCCACGATTCTGCTCAATGGCGAAAGCGGTACTGGCAAGAATGTGCTCGCTCGCCAGATTCATCGTTGGAGTTCGCGCGCGCAACGCGCCTTCGTGGTGGTTAACTGTACCACCCTGTCGGAGCATCTGCTGGAAAGCGAACTCTTCGGTCATATGCGCGGCGCCTTTACCGGTGCCTTCAAAGATAAGCCCGGGCGGCTGGAGGCGGCTGACCACGGCACGATCTTCTTGGACGAAATCGCCGAGTTATCGCCTGCCTTGCAGACCAAGTTCCTACGCTTCGTGCAGGAACGCAGCTTCGAGCGGGTCGGGG